The Natronosporangium hydrolyticum nucleotide sequence GGCGGCTAACGATGCTCCCTATTGGTACGTTTCAGACCGGGCCCGGGCGGCACGACGGCCGTCGGCATACCGGGGGCCGATATCGCCGTGATGGCCGGGTGCGGGCATCCGAACAGGCGACCCGCCCGCTGGGCCGGATGCTGCGACCAGTTCCCCCGGTTCCCCGCCCGGTTCCCCGCCCGGTTCCCCGCCGGCAGATCGCTACCGTGATCCGATGAGCGATACCGAGTACGACACGAAGTACACCGAGCGGCACGTGCTGCTCGGATACCTGAACGTCATGCGTCGAGCGGTCATCCAGACCTCGGAAGGGTTGACCGAAGCCGACCTACGCCGCCCCGGAGTGGCCTCCGGCACCAACCTGCTCGGCATCATCCACCATCTCACCGGAGTGGAACAGCACTGGTTCCAACGGGTCTTTCTCGGCGAGCCGGTGGTCGCCGACAAGTCCATGACCGTGCCGGCCGAACTTACCCGCGATGAGGTGGTGGCCGCGTACCGACAGATGTGTGACCGCAGCGACGAGATAGTGCACGCGACCCTCGATCTCGGCAGCCGCGCGGCGATCCCGAACCCAGGAGAAGCGCAGCGTGACTCGCTCCGGGTGATCCTGGTGCACCTGATCGAAGAGACCGCGCGGCACGCCGGCCACGCGGACATTCTGCGGGAACAGCTCGACGGCGTCACCGCGCCCTAGCGCCGCTACTGGCGGCCGCGGCAGCTGCCCTAGCTGAGCTGCTCCGCCAGCGCCACGATGATGCCCTCGGGGCCGCGGATGTAGCACAGCCGGTAGCTGTCCTCATACTGCTGCAGGTCGCCAACGAGCTCGGCCCCGCGGGCGCGCAGCCGGGCGAGGACATCGTCGATGTCGTCGACGGCGAACATGATCCGTCGGATCCCGAGGGCGTTCGCTGGCGCGTTCGCCGGCTCCGTGCTTACCGCCGCCGGGGTCCGGAAGGTCATCAGCTCCAGCCGGCTGTGGCCGTCCGGGGTCCGCATCATCGCGATGTCGACCTGGACATCGTCCAGTCCAACCACGCGGCCCACCCACTGCCCTTCGACCAACGCCTCACCTTCCAGCTCCATGCCGAGCTCGGTGAAGAACGCGATCGCCGCCCTCAGGTCGGCGACCACGATGCCGACGTTATCCATCCGCTGAATCGTCATAACCTGAGGCTAGGCGCCGGGTCCGACATCAGCCGCCGACTCCACGCAACCGGAACCGCGCCGGTGGCTCCCGCAGCCTGCGCGAACGAGTTCGTCAGCGGGCTGACGGCAGCCGGTAGATCGACACGTGCGAGGGCGACTCGGCGGTGAACTCCGCACCGGCCCAGTCCGCGTCCCGGCGCTCCAGCTCGAACCCGGCCAGCTGTGCCATCAGATCAAGCTCGGCCGGCCAGACATAACGGTGCCGGCTACGGAACAGCCGGGCCCGACGGCTCTCGTCGAGCCGGAAATGGTGCGAGACAAGGTGCTGGCGCAACACATCGTAGGTGTCCAGGCCGATATAGCCGGGTGCCGAGCCGAAGACCACTGCCTGCTGCCCCGGCGGGAGCTTACGCAACTCTGGCACCCCGAGCTCGATGACGAAGCGGCCACCGGGCAGAAGATGCCGGGCGGCGTTGCGGAAACATGCCACCTGCTCGGCCTGGGTGAGCAGATTAGAAATCGTGTTGTAGACGAGATAGACCAATGTGTACTGTCCTGGTGCGGTCTCGGTCGCCATGTCCCCCACGACCACGGGGATCGTCGCTTCATCGGCCTTCGTCCGCAGTTGCTCGACCATCGACGGTGACAGCTCGATGCCGTTGACCGGCACCCCTCGCGCCGCGAGCGGCACCGCTACCCGGCCGGTGCCGACGGCGAACTCCAGCGCGCGCCCGTCACCGGCGAGCTCGGCAAGTCGGTCCACCGTCGGCCCGAGGAGCTCGGGGGCGAACATGCCGGCGCCCGGTGTGTCATAGCCAGCCGCGGCCTCCGCGTCCCAGATCTCTTCCTGTTGCACACCGGCCACGATCGCCCTGGTCGTAACCCGACGTCAAGGCAATTCCGGCCACGGCCAGGTCAGCCAGCGTCGCGCTGGTCGTGGTCGGGCGAAACCGTCGGCGTGCCCAGTACGGCGCCTGCGTGGGCCCGTGCCGAGGGGTCCCGGCGAGACTTGATCAGGCTCGCCGCGGTGGTGACGGCGAGGATGACGGCGATGACGACCAACGACACCGGCGTGGTGACCTCCGGGATCCGCTCGTCCAGCCCATGGGCCCAGTGCAGGATCAGCTTGACCCCGATGAAGCCGAGGATCACCGCCAGCCCGGTAGAAAGGTAGACCAGCCGATCCAACAACCCGGTGACCAGGAAGAAGAGCGCGCGCAGGCCGAGCAGGGCGAAAGCGTTGGCGGTGAAGACGATGTAGGGCTCCTGGGTTACGCCGAACACCGCCGGGATCGAGTCGAGCGCGAACAGCAGGTCGGTGCCGCCGATCGCGATCAACACAATCAACAGCGGGGTCACCATCCGCCGCCCCTGCACCCGGGTAACCAGCCGCCCGCCAACGTACTCGTCGGTGACCGGCAGCACCCGCCGGGTGGTACGGACGAGAAAGTTGCGCTCGATGTCCGGGTCCTGATTACGGTGCCGGTACAGCTGCACAGCGGTCCAGATCAGCAGCAGGCCGAAGACGAGAAACATGAAGGCGAACAGGGAGATCAGCGTGGCCCCCACCGCGATGAAGATCGCCCGCAGCAGCAGCGCCAGGATAATACCGAAGATCAACACCTTGTGTCGATACTCGTCGGGCACGGCGAAGGTGGCGATGATGACGACGAAGACGAACAGGTTGTCGACGGAGAGGCTCTTCTCCACCAGATACCCGGCGAAGTATTCAACCCCGAGTTCCCACCCGACCAGACGCGCGAAGACCAGCCCGAAGACGAGCGCCACCCCGATATAGAACGCCGACCACAGGGCGGCCTCGCGGAAACCGACGTGGTGTGGCCGCAGCGCCCGGGTGAGATCGAGGCCGAGCAGGGCGACGATCACCAGGATCGTCAGACCCCACCCCCACAGCGTGATCTCCACCCGCACCCCCGGGGTGATCCAGCCGAAGCGCCGGATTCCAGCCTAGCTCCGACCGCCGGAGGAGACGCGGCTGATCCGTGGTGCAGCCCTTAGCGGCTGAGCACCTGAACCTCCCCGATCTCCAACTCGACGCTCGCCTCCGGGTGCAGGGTGAGGGTGCCCGACCCGGCGCTCGGCCCGCCGCTGACCGACCACTCCACCTCCCAGGTGGTGACCGCGGTGATCGTGTAGGTCCCGCCCGGCTGGTCGCGGCTGGTCTGAAGGTAGCGATGGCCGCACGGCGGCGCGAGCGTATCGACCCCGGACACCCACGGCTCACCTTCGTCGCAGGTGACTTCCTCACCGTCGCCGGTGTCCCAGACCGTTTCGGTCGCGGTCGCGGATGCGGAGACGGTGATTCCGGCCTCGCTGACCGAGGCGGTGTTGGTGCCCCAGTTACTGTCATCGGTGTTGTTCCACAGCCACACCGGAAGTCGGACCAGACCGACGCCGTCCGTCGGTGGGGCGGTACCGATATCAGCGGCGTAAAGCTCCAGACTGTCGAGGGCGTCGGCGATCAGCTGAGCGGTCGGGTCGATAGTGGGCCCGGGCTCCTCCCCCGGCGGCAGGAACCAGTAATCCTGGTTCACCCAACCATCGGCCACCGTGTAGTGCTCGAAGTAACAGCGGGCGCGATAGACGGTACCCTCGTCGCCTCTGGAGACCCCTTCCGGGTAGACGACCCTTGGGTCGAGCGGGTCCATGTTCCGCGAGTGCTCCGTCTGCACGAAATGGCAGTCGTAGCGGGCGTTGTACCAGCCCGCACGGGCGCCACCGAAGCAGTCGACCCACTCAGGGCCGTCGTTGGCGTCCGCGACCGGCAAGTGCTGGCGGCGGCACCGGGTCATGGTGACTCCGCCGCCGGTCGCAAGCTCCACCACCACCTGCCCTTCGGAGTTGGTGTGGCTGGTTATGCCGGTCGTGCACGACTCACGGTCGGCCGGGGTGTCGTCCAGGCAGTCGAACCGACCAGCGGGATTGGCAACCGCCTCGGAGGCGAGGATCGTCACGATCAGCGGGCCGACGCCGATAGCGACCGCGAGGATGGTCGCGAGATGGATCCGGGATGGTGCAGTGGTTAGCACGGCGCGTCGTCGTCGTATCGGAAGGAGACGTGCCAGCGATCTTCCTGCTCAGAGTACTCATCCGCCTCCCACCACGTGACCCAGATCTCCGAGGTGTAGCGGCTGCCCGGGCCGTCGACGACCTCGCCGCTGTCGACCTCGATCGTCGTCCAGTCGGTCTCGTCGATGCAAGCGTCGATGATGGCACGGGGGATGACGTCGTCCGAGTACTCGAAGCTGTGCTCCCAATCGATCTCCCGGACCTGCGCCTCCCAGCCGAGGGTGCCCGAGGTGGCGTGCCCGGCCTGCGCATTTGGCGTCAAGATCTCGAAGGCGAGTTCGTCGAAGGCCTCGGCCGCGACGTGGATCTCTTCGAGCCTGTCCATCGTCTCGTCGGTGCCGCCGAGCACGCCCTCCTGGGTGAGCTCGACGTAGCCCTCCATGTAGCTGTCGAACGCGGCGAGGATCTCCTCCGCGTCAGCGGCGTCGGCCGGGTCGAGGTTGCTCTCGGGTGTGTTGTCGGTGGTCGGCGCCGGTGAGGCCGGCGGTGGCGGCAGGTCCAGATCCTCGTCTCCGCAGGCTGCGGCGGCGGCGAGAACCACCGTCGCGGCGGCCGCCAGCGCGATCATGGTGCGGTACGAGCGTCGGGTGCGGTGGGACACCGGTCCTCCCCTTGTGTCGTGGGTCGACGGCGCCGGCCGACCGATTACCTGACCAGAGCAGTCTAACTACAGAACGCAAAGACGTCTCGCATGGATCCGGGTATGCGGATCCACCTGGCCCGATCTCAGATGAGGATCACCGGGTTGCTCAGGGCCGCCATGTGCCCTTTCGGATGACGTACCTCCACCCGTACGAACGCGGATTCGTCCGCACTGGTGTGCCACTCCAAAGCAGCTGCCCCATCCATGGTAAGCGACTCGCGGTGGACCGTGCCCCGGTCAGTGCGGAGACTGACCACGCCCGACGGCACCCCGCCGACCACAACCTGGACCGCAGCCGGCTCGCCTCCGGTCGCCAGGCGCTCCCCGATCCCTGCCCGCCGGTCGCCAGCGACAACGTTGAACGACAATGTGACGGCCGCCGATTCGGCGATCCAACTGCGGCCCGCCCGGATCCCGGCGAGCACCGCCTCGGTGCTCAACTCCTCGGCAAACACCACCGTGTGCGGTGTCCCCAGTTGACCCGCCAGGTGGGCGTCGCTGCCTCCGATCGCCGGCCGCCAGCGGCCCTCGTGGATACCGGCGGCCAGACCGCGCCCCCACTCGGCGAGCGCCGCCTCGTTATCGGCGTTCCATGGCCGGTCCGATGCCCACAACCCATTCCACACCTCCACCACATCGAAGCTGTGGTACGGGTACATGAACGCGCCGGACGGGTAAGGCGCGTGCGGATGGGCAGCGACACACAGCCCACCCACCCGGCGCACCCGATCGATCTGACGATCGATGGCATCGTCGCGCACCCGATAACGCCAGTCGACCAGCTGGCCCGGTTCGATGCCCACCGCCAACCAGTGCCCATTCGGTGTCACCACCTCCTGCCCCGGGATCACCAGCAGGTCCTCGCCGGCGTACGGGGCCCAGCTGCCATGGGTGTCGACCCGGTTGTGTTCGGTGGTCGCGATGAAGTCAAGCCCGGCCGCGCGGGCGGCGGCAGCCACCTGCTCCGGCGTCAAGTCGGCATTCTTTGAGTAGTGCGAATGGACGTGGCAGTCGCCTCGATACCAGGCGCGGCCCCGACCAACCGCCCGCCTCGGTGGGAACATCCTGTCAGGGTACGCGGCGATCCGTTACTCGAGCGCCGCAGCGAACACCTCCCGATGCGCCCGGATGTAGGCCAACTCGCGGCGGGTCCATTCGATCACCTCTTCGGCACGGTCACGGGCGACCCTCGGCGCCTGAGGGTTGTCCCGGATCTCGGCCCAGAAAGTCTCATTACGACACAGTCGGGCATCGATCGCTGCCGGCAACGCACGCCGCTCCTCATCACCCAACCCGTACGCGTGGGCAACCAGCCTGACCTGGCTGGCCTGCCCTGCCACCGGCTCGCGGTCCGGCCGCGACGAGATGCACCAGGACCAGGACAGATACGCAACATCCTCCAACCGGTCGCCGGCGGCCGCGAAATCGAAGTCGATGAAGGCCACCGGCCGACCGTCCCGGAAGACCGTGTTGTGTGGGCCCGGATCGTGGTGGCACACCACCTGACCACCCAGCTCGACCGCGAGTTCGCGACTCGCGTCATGCAGCCGTCGCAGCATCGACGCGGCCACCGCTATCTGGTCATCGTCGAACCGGCGCCACCGGGCTGGTACGTCACCAGCGATGTAGGACAACACGTCCCGCCCGGACTCGTCCCGCCCGAGGTGTCGCGGGCAGCCGGTGAAGCCTTGCGCCCCGAGATGGGTCAGCAGCCGGGCGACCAGACCGGATGCCGACGACGCTGGTCGGCGGACGGTTTCCCCCACCCGCACCACCCCAGGGGTGAACCGACCGCCCCGCAACGGCACCTCATCTGCTCCGCCCTGATCCATCAGGGGTTGCGCAGCAGGGCAGGCAGGGCGCCAAGAGAACTGATCGCCGGGCCGTCCCAACTAGGGTCGGTGTCCTGATACTCGGTGGTGCGGACCACCGTCATGCCGACCGCCGCCGCCCCGGCCAACTCGTCATCCGCGCCATCTCCGACGAAGACGCACTCCGCCGGATCGGCACCCAGCCGCTCGGCCGCCACCCGGTAGATCTTCGGGTCAGGCTTGGCCAGACCCACCTCGCAGGAGAAGACCGCGACGTCGAACCGGCTGGCCAGGTTGCACTGCGACCAGGCTGCCGCGGCCTCCGCGGTCGCGTTACTGATCAACGCCATCGGATGCCCGCTGGCCCGCACGCTGTCCAGCACCTCCAAGGTGCCCGCCGAGACCGTCGCCAACAGCCCAGCCGCGAAAGCCCGCCGCAACGCCCCCGCCTGCGCCAGCTGCTCCGCAGTCGGGGTGACTCCGAGCCGACGGGCGAGCACCTCAACGGTCTCCTCCACATCCCAGCGAACCAACCGCTCCCGCCACGAGGCGTGGTACGCGGCCACCAGCTCCGCCGGATCCGCGCCGACCAGTAACGCCATCTCCCCGACGACCCGGTCCCGCTCATCATCAACGCCGTGTAGCAAAGTGTGGAAGAGATCGAATATCACCGGCCGCAGCATGGTCCTCATGCTACCGAAGAGCGCGTTACTGCATACCACTCCCTAAGGCGTGGCCTGGTGCCGCACTGCCTCGGAGAGGCGGGTCCGCTGGACCCCAGCTTCGAAGTTGGAGGGGTCAAGCCAGGACTCGACGACTGGCCGCAACCTGCGCCAGTCGTCGTCGGTCATCGCATACCAGGCGGTGTCCCGGCTACGCCCCTTGTAGATTGTTGCCTTCCGGGATATCCCCTCGAATCGAAAGCCGAGCCGTTGGGCCGCGGCACGGGAACGGGCGTTCAAAGCGTCACACTTCCATTCGTACCGGCGGTAACACAGCTCGTCGAAGACGTATCGGCCCAACAGGAACATCGTCTCCGTCGCTGCCACGGTCCGTTGGAGGGTGGCGCCCATCATGACCCCGCCGACTTCTAGAGAACCCGCTGCCAGATCTATCCTCGAGAAGCCCGCCATCCCTGCGGCTGTCTCCGTCTCATCGGTCAACGCGAACATCGCCAGCGACCCGTCACCGAGCAGCCCGTCGATGAACGCCGCGAACTCCCCTTCGCTGCCGAACGGACCGAAGGCCATATAGGTCCATTCGGCGCCGCTGGAATCGGAATGAAGCGCCTCAAAGAGCGACGGTGAATCGGAGGCCCGCAACGGCCGCACGGAACCGAAGCCCCCTCGCAGCGGCACCGGCCGAGGAAAGCGACGCGCGTGCCAATCGCTAACCGGGTCACCAACCGGCTGTCCGAGCTGATTCTTTCGGGCCACCTGGCACAGGGTAACGCGGCGGCACGGCCTGCCGCTACGAACCCGACAGGAGGACGTGGTACTCGGCGAGTAACGAGCCATGGTGTTCGTCGCGCCAGACGAGCTGTTCGCCCGCGACCTGGCCGTCTCCTCCGCGCTGATCCGATCACTCATCTCAAGACCAGAGCAAACGAGGCTGACGAGACCAGGACACAGCACTAGACCAGATGCCTACCAAAGAACCGAAGCGCGCTGTCCAGTTCAAACTCCGGGAGCTCCGCATGCTTGCCGGGGTTGGCGTGCAATGTCTTCTCAGCCGACCCGAAGGCCTCGAAGAGCGCCAAACTATGAGGCCGCGGCACACGCTCGTCGTCCCATTGCATCAGGAACTCCACCGGGCACGTGATTCGTGCTGCGGCCTCGGCGGCTGCCAACGCCCCGCCCAAGCCCAGCACCGCTGCCCGGACCCGCGGCTCGGCGGCGACGAACGGAACTCCGAGCCCACAACCCAACGAGATCCCCCAGTAGCCCACCGGACCAGCGCCGACGTGCTCAAGCTCTTGGACCGCGTCCAGGACCGCCCGCCACTCCGGAACTGTCTGGTGCGCGACGAACGCCTGGAATCGAGCCATCAGCGGAGCCATCTCTTCGCCGGCGTCGACACGAGCCCGGTTTTCCGTCGCGATCCGGTTATACTCCTCGTGCTTCGGGCGCTCGCCATGGCCAGGTACGTCGACCGCCACTACCGCGAAACCGCCCTCAGTCACGAAGCGGCGGGCGCGGCCGGCAATGCCCGGGGCCGTCTTGTGCTGCCCTCCGCCGTGTCCCATCAGGATCAGGGGACGAGGCCCAACGGAACCTTCCGATCTCCACAGCACGCCGGGCACATCGTCAAGGGTGAACAAAATTTCGGAGACATCGCTGTCAGACGTCTCGGAGATAAATCGCAAGACCTTCCAAGCCTTTCGGGATAGCTCGGCAGGCACGCCCTCAGGCCACGCGAGCGAGGAAGGGAGCCCGACCACTTATCACGTTGATGGGGTCTCACCTCCTCAGCTTACCCCCGGCCGGCCGGGCGGCCGAAGGCCCCTCAATCGGCGAGCAGGCGCCACGCGGTGATGGCGAGCCGTGCCCTGGCCAGCCCCGTAGGCGTGGTGAGTTCGATCTCGGCGACCTTGCTAAGCTGTTCGAGGCGACGGGCGACGCTGCTGTGGTGCATGTGGAGACAGGCAGCCGCCTGGCGTACGGATCCGGTGGCGCAGTAGGCGTCCAGTGTCTCCAGGTCCCCTGGGTTGTCGGCGATCCGGCCGATCGCGGCCACATCGACGTTGTGTCGCGTTACTTCCTCGGGCACGTGGGCCAGCAGCGCGATCGCCCCCAAGTCGCTGTAGTGGACGACCGGCTCGCGGACGGTGCTGAAGCGGAGCGCGGTCCGGGCTTGTCGCCAGCACTGGTCAGGGCGGGTGGTACCACCGACACCAGCGCGTACGTTTGCGGGGAAGCCGCAAAAATCCACAGTGGTTGCGAGGATGACCCCCAACCCCCCGATCGGCGCCGCTTTCACCGGGCGCCCCGGGCAGATCGCTGCGGCGACCTGGTCGAGCGGGAGCCGTGACCGCACCGCCGCTACCCGCACCGGCAGGTCGGGGGCGAACCCCAGCAGCCGCAGCGCCCGCTCTCGCGCCGGTTCATCACTGTCGGCGCTGATCACCAGCTCGACGAGGGCGGGATCGGCCATAGTGGTGTTGGCCGGGCCGTACCGCTCGACGACCGCCGCGGCGGCTATGGCCAGCCGGTCCAGGAGTAGCTCGTCGAGCGAGTGGGGCGGGCCCGGCCGCTCCAACCACACCGTACCGATCTCCTCCTCATCGAGGGTGATCGTTGCGATGGTAGAGGCCGGCGGCGGCGGGGCGGCGCTCTGTTCGCCGGCGGGCGAATAGCGGGTCGCCCGGCCGGTGCCGTGTAGGCGGATCCCGGCGACACACTCGGCCAGCGCCGCTGAGGCACGGGCGAGCGCAGGGAGATCTACCCGCCTGCGCATCAGTGTGTCGTAGAACATGACCACGCGGACGACGCCCGCCGCTTCGGTATCGAGCTGCGAAAGCCGTTCGGCCAGTGCCTCCATGGGAGCGAGGATACGCCGACCGTCGCATCGTCGGGTCGGAGTGCGCGACGGCTGGCGGATGCCGCTGATCACGCGAGCGGCGAGGATAGCCGGCATGGATCCTGAACTGGAAGCATTTGTCCCGTTGCTCCCGCACGTCGACCTGAACGACCCGGTGGCTGCCCGTAGGGCCTTCGCCGCGGCCGCCGCCACTGCGCCGGTACCCGAAACCACAGACCTGGCGATCGAGGACCGCAC carries:
- a CDS encoding DinB family protein translates to MSDTEYDTKYTERHVLLGYLNVMRRAVIQTSEGLTEADLRRPGVASGTNLLGIIHHLTGVEQHWFQRVFLGEPVVADKSMTVPAELTRDEVVAAYRQMCDRSDEIVHATLDLGSRAAIPNPGEAQRDSLRVILVHLIEETARHAGHADILREQLDGVTAP
- a CDS encoding VOC family protein; this encodes MTIQRMDNVGIVVADLRAAIAFFTELGMELEGEALVEGQWVGRVVGLDDVQVDIAMMRTPDGHSRLELMTFRTPAAVSTEPANAPANALGIRRIMFAVDDIDDVLARLRARGAELVGDLQQYEDSYRLCYIRGPEGIIVALAEQLS
- a CDS encoding class I SAM-dependent DNA methyltransferase, which codes for MQQEEIWDAEAAAGYDTPGAGMFAPELLGPTVDRLAELAGDGRALEFAVGTGRVAVPLAARGVPVNGIELSPSMVEQLRTKADEATIPVVVGDMATETAPGQYTLVYLVYNTISNLLTQAEQVACFRNAARHLLPGGRFVIELGVPELRKLPPGQQAVVFGSAPGYIGLDTYDVLRQHLVSHHFRLDESRRARLFRSRHRYVWPAELDLMAQLAGFELERRDADWAGAEFTAESPSHVSIYRLPSAR
- a CDS encoding TerC family protein, yielding MEITLWGWGLTILVIVALLGLDLTRALRPHHVGFREAALWSAFYIGVALVFGLVFARLVGWELGVEYFAGYLVEKSLSVDNLFVFVVIIATFAVPDEYRHKVLIFGIILALLLRAIFIAVGATLISLFAFMFLVFGLLLIWTAVQLYRHRNQDPDIERNFLVRTTRRVLPVTDEYVGGRLVTRVQGRRMVTPLLIVLIAIGGTDLLFALDSIPAVFGVTQEPYIVFTANAFALLGLRALFFLVTGLLDRLVYLSTGLAVILGFIGVKLILHWAHGLDERIPEVTTPVSLVVIAVILAVTTAASLIKSRRDPSARAHAGAVLGTPTVSPDHDQRDAG
- a CDS encoding CehA/McbA family metallohydrolase — translated: MFPPRRAVGRGRAWYRGDCHVHSHYSKNADLTPEQVAAAARAAGLDFIATTEHNRVDTHGSWAPYAGEDLLVIPGQEVVTPNGHWLAVGIEPGQLVDWRYRVRDDAIDRQIDRVRRVGGLCVAAHPHAPYPSGAFMYPYHSFDVVEVWNGLWASDRPWNADNEAALAEWGRGLAAGIHEGRWRPAIGGSDAHLAGQLGTPHTVVFAEELSTEAVLAGIRAGRSWIAESAAVTLSFNVVAGDRRAGIGERLATGGEPAAVQVVVGGVPSGVVSLRTDRGTVHRESLTMDGAAALEWHTSADESAFVRVEVRHPKGHMAALSNPVILI
- a CDS encoding phosphotransferase family protein, producing the protein MDQGGADEVPLRGGRFTPGVVRVGETVRRPASSASGLVARLLTHLGAQGFTGCPRHLGRDESGRDVLSYIAGDVPARWRRFDDDQIAVAASMLRRLHDASRELAVELGGQVVCHHDPGPHNTVFRDGRPVAFIDFDFAAAGDRLEDVAYLSWSWCISSRPDREPVAGQASQVRLVAHAYGLGDEERRALPAAIDARLCRNETFWAEIRDNPQAPRVARDRAEEVIEWTRRELAYIRAHREVFAAALE
- a CDS encoding HAD family hydrolase, translating into MLRPVIFDLFHTLLHGVDDERDRVVGEMALLVGADPAELVAAYHASWRERLVRWDVEETVEVLARRLGVTPTAEQLAQAGALRRAFAAGLLATVSAGTLEVLDSVRASGHPMALISNATAEAAAAWSQCNLASRFDVAVFSCEVGLAKPDPKIYRVAAERLGADPAECVFVGDGADDELAGAAAVGMTVVRTTEYQDTDPSWDGPAISSLGALPALLRNP
- a CDS encoding GNAT family N-acetyltransferase, with amino-acid sequence MPLRGGFGSVRPLRASDSPSLFEALHSDSSGAEWTYMAFGPFGSEGEFAAFIDGLLGDGSLAMFALTDETETAAGMAGFSRIDLAAGSLEVGGVMMGATLQRTVAATETMFLLGRYVFDELCYRRYEWKCDALNARSRAAAQRLGFRFEGISRKATIYKGRSRDTAWYAMTDDDWRRLRPVVESWLDPSNFEAGVQRTRLSEAVRHQATP
- a CDS encoding dienelactone hydrolase family protein, translating into MGHGGGQHKTAPGIAGRARRFVTEGGFAVVAVDVPGHGERPKHEEYNRIATENRARVDAGEEMAPLMARFQAFVAHQTVPEWRAVLDAVQELEHVGAGPVGYWGISLGCGLGVPFVAAEPRVRAAVLGLGGALAAAEAAARITCPVEFLMQWDDERVPRPHSLALFEAFGSAEKTLHANPGKHAELPEFELDSALRFFGRHLV
- a CDS encoding helix-turn-helix domain-containing protein; its protein translation is MEALAERLSQLDTEAAGVVRVVMFYDTLMRRRVDLPALARASAALAECVAGIRLHGTGRATRYSPAGEQSAAPPPPASTIATITLDEEEIGTVWLERPGPPHSLDELLLDRLAIAAAAVVERYGPANTTMADPALVELVISADSDEPARERALRLLGFAPDLPVRVAAVRSRLPLDQVAAAICPGRPVKAAPIGGLGVILATTVDFCGFPANVRAGVGGTTRPDQCWRQARTALRFSTVREPVVHYSDLGAIALLAHVPEEVTRHNVDVAAIGRIADNPGDLETLDAYCATGSVRQAAACLHMHHSSVARRLEQLSKVAEIELTTPTGLARARLAITAWRLLAD